The Pseudomonas rhizosphaerae genomic sequence CTTGGCGGTCGAGCCCAATTCCAGCTTGCTGCCTTCGTTGATGTCGAAGGGCTGGTCGGTGTTGTCGGTCTGCACCCGCACACGCGAGCCATCGGCCGTGCGTTCGAACAGGGTGAAGCTGTAGCTGACTTCGCGGGTGCTCGCCGAGGTCAGCAGGCGCTCACCGATCAGGCCGATCTGCTGGGCGAAGCCCGGGTCGGCCAGTTGGCGCAAGTAGTCGCTGGCTTGCTTCTGCAAGTCGGCATTCAAGGTCGTGGTGGCCGAGAGGTCCAACCGGTCCAGATCGTAGAGCGGCCGGTCGAGCATGGACGACAGGCGATTGCGCACCACGCTGATGCCCTTGTTCGACTCGTTGGGCTGCCAGGTGGGCTCCTGCACCCAGTCGCGGTAGATGACTTGGCTGGCCAACGCCGCTGCGGTCAACACTGGGTCGATGATGTCGTTGGCGGCCAGCAGGCGAATGTGGCTGTCGGTCAATTCGGCGAGGTCGTCGTGGCCCTTGTTGAGAAAATAGGAAGGACGCCGCTGGGCGATCATCAGCGACAGCACCTGGCGCAGGGCAAGCCCTCGCGCGGCTTCGCTGGCAGGGTCGCTGGTGGTGCTGGCAAGCGCGCGGTTGACCTGCTCGAAGTCGGCGCCGTACCAGACCCGCAAGCCCTCCGCCATGCCGTGCACTTCGCCGTGGCCGGGCACCGCCGACAACGGCACGCTGTTGAGGTAGTCACGCACGATGCGCTGGCGCGCCTCCAGAGTCTGCGGACCGCCTTGGTAGGCGCGCACGCTGGCCGAGATCATCTGGCGAATCTTCTCCGGTCCCGAGCCGGTCAAGCCATCGGGCGAGTGTCGATATTTTTCCAGCTGCGTGGCCAGGGTGCTGCCGCCGGCCGACTGCCCGGGCAGGGCGAACATCTTGGCCACCTGCGACCAAGCTGCCTTGGCGAAGCGCGGCCAGTCCACGGCCGGGTTGAGCAGGGGCTCGGGGCTGTCGAGCAGGCCACGGTTCTCGACGAACAGCAGGCTGTTGACCATCACTGGCGGAATCTGGGCAAACTCGGTGTAGAGCTGTTGCGGGTAGCGATACAGGTACAACGGGTCGCCCCGGCAATCGGTGATCACCAGTCCGGCCTGAGGTTTTTCCTGGTAGGGCACGAACAGGTCGTGCCCCGCGTAACTCATCAAAGCTGGCGAAAACTGGGTTTGCCGTTCAATCACGTAGTTGCGCTTGAGCAAGCGCGGCAGGAAATCCCCCAGCGCGCTGTAACCCAGGCGTTTGTCGAACGGGCCGGCGCCGGGGTAGACGATGGCCTCGCTCGGCCCCGGTTGCACCGCATAGGTCAGCGAGCTCGCCCAGCGGCTGAACTCGCGCGCCTGCAGACGCGAGGTGCGCATCTCGGCGTACATCGCATACGCCAGCGCCGCGATCGCGATCACCAGCAACAGCCAGAACAGACGCCACCACAGGCGACGTTGACGTGGGCTATCTGGCAATGGAGACGGGTCAGGACTCACAGCCTGCGCTGTAGTCTTGTCAGGTTCGGTTTGCCGCAAAACGCCCATAGATATTCACACCGGTCACGGAAAATTCATCGCACCTGGAGCAAGTCTAGACGCTGGAGCGGTCGCGTGAAAAAAATGTGAAAATCAATGTATTAGTCGTGCAGGCGCTTGGCGCGAACGCGCGGACCTGGCCAGGCCCGCGCGGCACTCAGCGAAGCATGTCCTTGACCAGCCGATCCTGCTCCATCAGCTCCCGTTGTCGCGCGTCGATGCGCGAGGCGAGCTGGAAGTTGTCGGCAGCACGGCGCTTGGCCAGGTCCAGTTGCTGAATGGCCTGGTCGAATTCGCCGACCAGAGCGAAAAACTCGGCACGCGCCTGATGCAGGCCGATGATATTGCCGTTCTGCCCACGGGTTTCTGCCACCAGGTACCACACGTCCGGGTCGTCCGAGCGGCTCTTGAGCAGGTTTTCCAGGGCTTTCTCCGCATCTGCCATGCGGTTCTGCTTGAGCAGTACGTCGATCCGCTTCTGGTTGATCGGGTAGTTGCCCGGGTACTGCGTCAGCAACCGATCGATGCGCTGCTGGGCGTCGGGGATACGGTTGTTGGTGATGTCCAGATCGACCTGCGCCAGGTTCAAGGTGATGTCGTCCGGCTGCTTGGCCAACAGCTGCTTGAGGTTTTCGCGCGCCTCGTTCAATTGGCCAGCCTTGATCTGGGCCAGGGCCAGGCCGTAGCGCGCGGGCAGGGCATTGGGGTTTTCATCCAGTTGCGCGCGGAAACGCTTGGCGGCCAGCCCAGGGGTTTCCTCGTAATACAGCTGCACTCGGGCGCGCATCAATTGGTACCACTGACTGTCTTCCTTACCCCCCTTGGCAGCCTGTTCGGCGCGGTTGCGGGTGTCGGCGATGCGTGATTCGCTGACCGGGTGAGTGAGGAGAAACTCCGGCGGCCGTGCATCGAAGCGGTACTGGCGCATCAGGCGTTCGAACATGGTCGGCATGTTGCGCGGGTCATAGCCGGCCTTTTCCATGTTGATGATGCCGATGCGGTCAGCCTCCTGCTCGTTCTGGCGAGAGAAGCGCCGCTGTTCCTGAATCGCCGCGGCCTGGCTGCCGGCAATCGCCGCAATGCCGGCGTCACCGGCACCGGAAGCGGCGATCACGATGCCAGCGAGCAATGCGGCCATCATCGGCAGTTGCATGCGCTGCTGAGCCTCGACCCCGCGGGCGAAGTGGCGTTGCGACAAGTGCGCCAGTTCGTGGGCCAGCACGCCGATGTATTCGCCCTCGGTCTGAGCGTTGAAGAACAGCCCGCCATTGACCCCGACGATGCCCCCCGGCGCGGCGAAGGCGTTGAGCTCCTTGCTGTCGATTAGGATGAATTCCAGACGCCTATCGTTCAACTGGCTGGTTTCCGAGAGCCGATACACGCTGGTCTCGACGAAGTCCTTGAGCTGCGGGTCGTTGAGCTGCTTGACCTGGCCGCGCAACAGGCTCAGCCAGGCACGGCCCAATTGATGCTCCTGCTGGGGCGAGACGATCGCGGAACTGGCGTCGCCGAGTGACGGCAGGTCGCCGGCGTGGCTCGGCAACGCCAGCAGGCAGGCGAGTGTCAGCA encodes the following:
- a CDS encoding M48 family metalloprotease — translated: MPFLRPTLLTLACLLALPSHAGDLPSLGDASSAIVSPQQEHQLGRAWLSLLRGQVKQLNDPQLKDFVETSVYRLSETSQLNDRRLEFILIDSKELNAFAAPGGIVGVNGGLFFNAQTEGEYIGVLAHELAHLSQRHFARGVEAQQRMQLPMMAALLAGIVIAASGAGDAGIAAIAGSQAAAIQEQRRFSRQNEQEADRIGIINMEKAGYDPRNMPTMFERLMRQYRFDARPPEFLLTHPVSESRIADTRNRAEQAAKGGKEDSQWYQLMRARVQLYYEETPGLAAKRFRAQLDENPNALPARYGLALAQIKAGQLNEARENLKQLLAKQPDDITLNLAQVDLDITNNRIPDAQQRIDRLLTQYPGNYPINQKRIDVLLKQNRMADAEKALENLLKSRSDDPDVWYLVAETRGQNGNIIGLHQARAEFFALVGEFDQAIQQLDLAKRRAADNFQLASRIDARQRELMEQDRLVKDMLR
- a CDS encoding transglycosylase domain-containing protein, whose product is MGVLRQTEPDKTTAQAVSPDPSPLPDSPRQRRLWWRLFWLLLVIAIAALAYAMYAEMRTSRLQAREFSRWASSLTYAVQPGPSEAIVYPGAGPFDKRLGYSALGDFLPRLLKRNYVIERQTQFSPALMSYAGHDLFVPYQEKPQAGLVITDCRGDPLYLYRYPQQLYTEFAQIPPVMVNSLLFVENRGLLDSPEPLLNPAVDWPRFAKAAWSQVAKMFALPGQSAGGSTLATQLEKYRHSPDGLTGSGPEKIRQMISASVRAYQGGPQTLEARQRIVRDYLNSVPLSAVPGHGEVHGMAEGLRVWYGADFEQVNRALASTTSDPASEAARGLALRQVLSLMIAQRRPSYFLNKGHDDLAELTDSHIRLLAANDIIDPVLTAAALASQVIYRDWVQEPTWQPNESNKGISVVRNRLSSMLDRPLYDLDRLDLSATTTLNADLQKQASDYLRQLADPGFAQQIGLIGERLLTSASTREVSYSFTLFERTADGSRVRVQTDNTDQPFDINEGSKLELGSTAKMRVLTTYLEIIHELHERYAGQTPAQLRQVKIDEADRLSRWVLDAMIQNPGMDARTLLGAALERKYSASPAESFFTGGGIHTFGNFRREDNGRIPTLKEALQESINLPFIRLMRDLVRYSTYSAPGNSGQLLKDDDDPRRQEYLARFADREGTEFLQRFWKKYQRKSSEQRLETFLDGMRPTPQRLSAVHRYLYPNAPQASFDRFVREHSKSDNVTDKRLNEMYASYGPGRYNLPDQGYIARVHPLDLWLLGYLLNHPDAKIGEASKASRFERQEVYGWLFNSRHKRARDNRIRTMLEIEAFTDIHQRWQRVGYPFDHLVPSLATAIGSSGDRPAALAELIGIIQNDGIKLPTVRIDTLHFAADTPYDTRVISDPDRGKRVLPAEVAAAMREALSQVVDAGTARRVSGSFKTDDGAVLVMGGKTGTGDNRIASFGAGGRVISSKAINRTATFVFFIGENHFGTLTAFVPGKAAEGFRFTSALPVQVLKGMAPILTPYLQPGAHTQCSAPLQAAR